From one Pieris brassicae chromosome 5, ilPieBrab1.1, whole genome shotgun sequence genomic stretch:
- the LOC123709652 gene encoding uncharacterized protein LOC123709652: protein MRTYILLACAIVFAESTNIVPEYLDEETVSTQIGANHTFRIQDFTFVTSDTCMITSPNGTTYDLLKDEVAGIEKHSAIDASCGVKITVNSEDFVGNWSLQSNGSRLLDPIERILNFVVVVEEAVEASPSVLIVAKGNNFHIGLAKATTVPETCKLYRPQGIEYKENTTEISNYCSYNINNVTTDDNGTWVIVYGDTITYKAAVQVTVVGNFNKNSTQEFVWTLGAPVNQVIGPEDAIYCKIIDSYSVTVFEDFGRCNISIDRVTSKHAGYWKMSVGMHGSVLPEETIFTVVVKQADPKSTVIPYVVVREPIVTLTCFIESKFAVKACKFRDPSGKVLLAHEGISQSRYRFHGATVMRTYDTVAQNHTCALQITDPVVSDIGLWRCGVQTEDDTYFGHLSVRCPWVIKDVEVAAAIITEPTLSADRFSVYAFEDESITLSCSIQAAIRYCYFRASNGTIFHVSPGQSNYVGAGFDAGECGVRFPGLSANDSGTWSCHVGLTDASQEQRRPISISIQEPLRVKQYLRRHNLIIEADALPSGWIDYCVFVRIDGLGFTTDNAPMGYRTSIESAAGSCMLRISSPTTLDRHPWTVMVKVSGKENLVTKVTDMALRVPDTSVSGFRFPTLWVIVMVVGLSMLLVAIVLGPQKNRKWAAERSASVRNSFRNSLRKPPLNNTSTAA from the exons ATGCGGACGTACATCTTACTCGCCTGCGCCATCGTTTTCGCAG AATCTACAAATATAGTACCAGAATATTTAGATGAAGAAACAGTATCGACGCAAATTGGCGCAAATCATACTTTTCGAATTCAAGACTTCACATTTGTTACCTCGGATACATGTATGATCACCTCACCAAATGGCACGACGTATGATCTACTAAAAGATGAGGTTGCAGGCATTGAGAAACATTCTGCCATTGATGCATCATGTGGCGTTAAAATCACAGTAAATTCGGAAGATTTCGTCGGAAACTGGTCTTTACAATCTAACGGCTCACGGTTACTGGACCCAATAGAAAGAATACTGaatttcgtcgtggtcgtagAAG AAGCGGTTGAGGCCTCTCCGAGCGTACTGATAGTTGCAAAGGGCAATAATTTCCATATCGGTCTAGCAAAAGCAACCACAGTACCGGAAACTTGCAAGTTGTATAGACCTCAAGGAAttgaatataaagaaaatactacTGAAATTTCCAATTATTGTTCGTACAATATCAACAATGTTACCACAGATGACAACGGCACGTGGGTTATTGTGTATGGAGACACAATCACTTATAAAGCAGCGGTTCAAGTTACTGTTGTAG ggaattttaataaaaacagtacTCAGGAGTTCGTTTGGACTTTGGGCGCTCCCGTTAATCAAGTGATTGGACCAGAGGATGCTATATATTGCAAAATAATTGATTCATATTCAGTTACTGTTTTTGAAGATTTTGGAAGGTGTAATATTTCTATCGATAGAGTCACTTCCAAACATGCTGGATATTGGAAGATGTCAGTTGGTATGCACGGCAGTGTGCTACCAGAAGAAACTATTTTCACTGTCGTCGTTAAGCAGGCTG ATCCCAAGTCAACAGTTATCCCATATGTGGTAGTAAGAGAACCAATTGTAACGTTGACATGTTTTATCGAGAGTAAATTTGCGGTGAAAGCTTGTAAGTTCCGTGATCCATCAGGCAAAGTTCTGCTCGCTCATGAGGGAATCAGTCAGAGCCGATACCGCTTCCACGGAGCCACTGTTATGAG gaCTTATGACACCGTCGCACAGAACCACACTTGTGCTCTCCAAATAACTGATCCCGTGGTATCAGACATCGGTCTTTGGCGATGTGGTGTTCAGACTGAGGATGACACATACTTCGGCCACTTATCTGTCCGTTGTCCTTGGGTCATTAAAGATGTTGAAGTCGCAGCTGCGATTATAACAG AGCCAACTCTATCAGCGGATCGCTTTTCAGTTTATGCTTTTGAAGATGAAAGCATTACTCTGTCCTGTTCCATTCAGGCGGCTATCCGATACTGCTATTTCAGAGCTAGTAATGGCACCATCTTCCACGTCTCCCCTG GACAATCAAACTATGTGGGAGCTGGATTTGATGCTGGTGAATGTGGCGTTCGGTTCCCGGGCCTCTCTGCCAACGATAGTGGAACTTGGAGCTGCCATGTTGGACTTACCGATGCCTCCCAGGAGCAGAGACGTCCTATCTCAATAAGTATTCAAG agcCCCTTAGAGTGAAACAATATTTGCGtagacataatttaataatcgaAGCAGACGCTCTACCAAGTGGATGGATAGACTATTGCGTCTTCGTTCGCATCGACGGACTAG GTTTTACAACTGACAACGCTCCTATGGGCTATCGCACCTCTATAGAAAGTGCGGCCGGCTCCTGCATGCTTCGTATTTCTTCACCAACAACCCTTGACCGCCATCCTTGGACTGTGATGGTCAAGGTCAGCGGCAAGGAAAACTTGGTGACCAAAGTTACTGATATGGCCTTGAGGGTGCCTGATACAAGTGTTTcag GATTCCGTTTCCCAACATTATGGGTGATAGTGATGGTTGTGGGCCTGTCTATGCTCCTAGTGGCGATTGTACTCGGACCTCAGAAGAATCGAAAATGGGCCGCGGAACGCTCAGCTTCCGTACGGAACAGCTTCAGAAATAGCCTCAGGAAACCCCCACTCAACAATACATCAACGGCggcttaa